The Ornithinimicrobium faecis genome includes a window with the following:
- a CDS encoding nitronate monooxygenase yields the protein MAPTALPVVIQGGMGVAVSSWQLAREVAMTGQMGVVSGTAMDAVLSRRLQDGDPGGHMRRAMAAFPDAGMAARIMDKYFIAGGRRRGTPYKPIPKLTLSTARAGQELGVMGNFVEVWLAKEGHDGAVGINCLEKVQMATPTALLGAVLAGVDYVLMGAGIPREIPRLLTEISAGRPGRITADVLGGRIKRHIEVDPADLLGDSLPTMHRPEFLAIVSVDALANYLSRDPEIRPDGFVVEGPVAGGHSAPPRGKMQLDERGEPIYGPRDDANLTKMVELGLPFWLAGAYGTPERVEEALAVGAAGVQVGTLFALSLDSGITNDTRDTMLEELREGTLEVKNDPLASPTGFPFKVASLEDTASEEETYQARPRLCDLSYLRTPYEREDGEVGYRCPAEPVHMYLKKDGDEEATAGRKCLCNGLMANIGLGQERKDGYVETRLVTLGQDLAGARELIRTYVEGWSAQQAVEWLLTRVPTTRLRRVQFA from the coding sequence GTGGCTCCCACCGCACTTCCCGTCGTCATCCAGGGAGGCATGGGCGTTGCCGTCTCCTCCTGGCAGTTAGCCCGTGAGGTTGCCATGACCGGCCAGATGGGAGTGGTCTCTGGCACAGCGATGGACGCCGTCCTCTCCCGGCGCCTGCAGGACGGTGACCCGGGTGGTCACATGCGGCGGGCGATGGCAGCCTTCCCCGACGCAGGCATGGCCGCGCGGATCATGGACAAGTACTTCATTGCTGGTGGCCGCCGTCGCGGCACCCCCTACAAGCCGATCCCCAAGCTGACTCTGTCGACCGCCCGGGCGGGGCAGGAGCTCGGCGTCATGGGCAACTTCGTCGAGGTGTGGCTCGCCAAGGAGGGGCACGACGGTGCCGTGGGCATCAACTGCCTCGAGAAGGTCCAGATGGCCACGCCGACCGCACTGCTCGGTGCGGTCCTGGCCGGTGTCGACTATGTCCTGATGGGCGCGGGCATCCCGCGCGAGATCCCGCGGTTGCTCACCGAGATCTCCGCCGGTCGGCCGGGACGCATCACCGCCGATGTGCTGGGCGGGCGCATCAAGCGTCACATCGAGGTCGACCCCGCTGACCTGCTCGGCGACTCGCTGCCCACCATGCACCGTCCAGAGTTCCTGGCCATCGTGTCGGTGGACGCTCTGGCCAACTATCTCAGCCGCGACCCCGAGATCCGCCCCGACGGCTTCGTGGTCGAGGGCCCGGTGGCCGGTGGTCACAGTGCGCCGCCGCGCGGCAAGATGCAGCTCGACGAGCGCGGCGAGCCGATCTACGGCCCGCGCGACGACGCCAACCTGACCAAGATGGTCGAGCTCGGTCTGCCGTTCTGGCTCGCCGGAGCCTATGGCACCCCCGAGCGGGTCGAGGAGGCCCTGGCCGTCGGTGCTGCCGGGGTGCAGGTCGGCACCCTGTTTGCGCTCTCCCTCGACAGTGGCATCACCAACGACACCCGCGACACGATGCTCGAGGAGCTGCGGGAGGGCACCCTCGAGGTCAAGAACGACCCGCTGGCCAGCCCCACCGGGTTCCCGTTCAAGGTGGCCAGCCTCGAGGACACCGCCAGCGAGGAGGAGACCTATCAGGCGCGGCCCCGACTCTGCGACCTGTCCTACCTGCGCACGCCCTACGAGCGCGAGGACGGCGAGGTCGGCTATCGCTGCCCCGCCGAGCCCGTCCACATGTATCTGAAGAAGGACGGCGACGAGGAAGCCACCGCTGGCCGCAAGTGTCTGTGCAACGGACTGATGGCCAACATCGGTCTGGGGCAGGAGCGCAAGGACGGCTATGTCGAGACGCGCCTGGTCACCCTCGGCCAGGACCTGGCGGGTGCCCGTGAACTGATCCGCACCTATGTCGAGGGCTGGTCGGCCCAGCAGGCCGTCGAGTGGCTGCTGACCCGCGTCCCGACCACGCGCCTGCGCAGGGTCCAGTTCGCCTGA
- the holA gene encoding DNA polymerase III subunit delta, which yields MSEPDIPDLVLISGPEQILAQRAVDTVLTTLRAHDPEVDVVKLPAVDYEPGALGVHASPSLFGGWTAIVVEDFDEADDALVEDAHALALDPPEGVTLIVRHKSGNRGKRVLDVLKKAGRVITAPAVKSDRDKVSFVQQEFKDARRQIEEQAVTALVQAVGKDVAELATACAQLVRDTTGKVRTTDVETYYGDKVETTGFKVADAALRGDTAEALRLLRHALAGGLDPVPIVAVLAMQLRQVGKVASAGRASSGTLARDLGMAPWQVDQARRTAQGWDGIRLGRAIQAVAAADVEVKGGVRTGTAVARDPEYAVEMAVLAVSRERRG from the coding sequence GTGAGCGAGCCCGACATCCCCGACCTGGTGCTGATCTCCGGGCCAGAGCAGATCCTCGCCCAGCGCGCTGTCGACACCGTGCTGACCACGCTGCGGGCCCACGACCCAGAGGTCGACGTCGTGAAGCTCCCCGCGGTCGACTACGAGCCCGGCGCGCTTGGCGTGCACGCCAGCCCCTCCCTCTTTGGCGGATGGACCGCGATCGTCGTGGAGGACTTTGACGAGGCCGACGACGCGCTGGTCGAGGACGCGCACGCCCTGGCACTCGACCCTCCCGAGGGCGTCACGCTGATCGTCCGGCACAAGAGCGGCAACCGCGGCAAGCGGGTCTTGGACGTGCTCAAGAAGGCCGGCCGGGTGATCACCGCCCCTGCCGTGAAGTCCGACCGCGACAAGGTCTCGTTCGTCCAGCAGGAGTTCAAGGACGCCCGGCGCCAGATCGAGGAGCAGGCCGTCACCGCCCTGGTGCAGGCGGTCGGCAAGGACGTCGCCGAGTTGGCGACGGCCTGTGCCCAACTCGTCCGGGACACCACCGGCAAGGTCCGCACGACCGACGTCGAGACCTACTACGGCGACAAGGTCGAGACGACCGGGTTCAAGGTGGCCGACGCGGCCCTGCGCGGCGACACGGCTGAGGCGCTGCGGTTGCTGCGGCACGCCCTGGCCGGGGGACTGGACCCGGTGCCGATCGTCGCGGTGCTCGCCATGCAGTTGCGTCAGGTTGGCAAGGTGGCCAGCGCCGGGCGGGCGAGCTCGGGGACCCTGGCCCGAGACCTGGGCATGGCACCCTGGCAGGTCGACCAGGCGCGCCGGACCGCTCAGGGGTGGGACGGCATACGGCTGGGCCGGGCGATCCAGGCGGTCGCCGCTGCGGACGTGGAGGTCAAGGGCGGGGTGCGGACCGGGACGGCCGTCGCCAGAGACCCGGAGTATGCCGTGGAGATGGCCGTCCTGGCCGTGTCCCGGGAGCGTCGGGGTTGA
- a CDS encoding ATP-dependent DNA helicase gives MPADLDALLHAAVQGVGGTERPGQVQMAHAVRDAVEREEHLLVQAGTGTGKSLAYLVPAIAHGMATGKPVVVATATLALQAQIIDRDLPRIAEALQSVVGRRPTFALVKGRANYLCQHKLGGGFPDEDEDTLMSVGQVDKERSRLGEEVLRLREWSELTESGDRDELVPGVSNRAWRQVSVSARECLGQSCPQVGECFVELSRAAAHQVDVIVTNHSFMAIDAFEGRQMLPDHDLLIIDEGHELVDRVTSTITDELTSGTIAAAAKRAARMGETAELNEAATRMQTVLDELPEGRMTGLPDRLVLALTSVRDTARALQSELKPSGKEEADGARQVARVAVDEIFDTAGRVLEERELDVAWVTQDRMRGAVLRVAPMSVAMLLRDKLFADRTVVLTSATLELGGTFDSVGGTLGLTGRGGPAWKGLDVGSPFDYKQQAIAYVAKNLPPPGRDGTSEKVFDEIEALVRAAGGRTLGLFSSRRAAEAATEEMRTRLKDAGINVLCQGDDQTPTLVRQFASDASTCLFGTMSLWQGVDVPGSACQLVIIDRIPFPRPDDPLASARSEAIARMGGNGFMQVSATHAALKLAQGAGRLVRRGQDRGVVAFLDSRMMSARYAGFLQKSLPPFWPTSNRQMVLDALKRLDQIAPETLPVAEPVLRGGNGGKSARSKDATTGSTAGANDSALAPVADPPPVARSARTAVTGGHAWTQEQDEELRDGVESGVALPELADHLQLPPDAITTRLNQLGLELADDGMLEL, from the coding sequence ATGCCTGCCGACCTTGATGCCCTCCTGCACGCGGCGGTCCAGGGGGTCGGTGGCACCGAGCGGCCTGGGCAGGTCCAGATGGCCCACGCCGTGCGGGACGCGGTGGAGCGCGAGGAGCACCTGCTCGTGCAGGCGGGGACCGGCACCGGCAAGTCGCTGGCCTATCTGGTCCCCGCGATCGCGCACGGCATGGCGACGGGCAAGCCGGTCGTCGTGGCCACGGCCACCCTCGCGCTGCAGGCCCAGATCATCGACCGTGACCTGCCGCGCATTGCCGAGGCCCTGCAATCCGTCGTGGGCCGGCGGCCGACGTTCGCGCTGGTCAAGGGGCGGGCCAACTATCTGTGCCAGCACAAGCTCGGCGGTGGCTTCCCCGACGAGGACGAGGACACCCTGATGTCCGTCGGGCAGGTCGACAAGGAGCGCTCCCGCCTCGGCGAGGAGGTGCTCCGGCTGCGGGAGTGGTCGGAGCTGACCGAGTCCGGCGACCGCGACGAGCTGGTGCCGGGTGTCAGCAACCGCGCCTGGCGACAGGTCTCGGTCTCCGCCCGGGAGTGCCTCGGACAGAGCTGCCCCCAGGTGGGGGAGTGCTTCGTCGAGCTGTCGCGTGCCGCCGCGCACCAGGTCGACGTCATCGTCACCAACCACTCGTTCATGGCCATCGACGCCTTCGAGGGTCGCCAGATGCTGCCCGACCACGACCTGCTGATCATTGACGAGGGTCACGAGCTGGTCGACCGGGTCACGTCCACGATCACCGACGAGCTCACCTCCGGCACCATCGCGGCCGCGGCCAAGCGCGCTGCTCGCATGGGGGAGACGGCCGAGCTCAACGAGGCCGCGACCCGGATGCAGACTGTGCTGGACGAGCTGCCCGAGGGCCGGATGACTGGTCTGCCCGACCGTTTGGTGCTGGCGCTCACCTCGGTGCGGGACACGGCCCGGGCTCTGCAGTCCGAGCTCAAGCCCTCTGGCAAGGAGGAGGCCGACGGCGCCCGGCAGGTCGCGCGCGTCGCCGTCGACGAGATCTTTGACACGGCCGGCCGGGTCCTGGAGGAGCGCGAGCTCGACGTCGCCTGGGTCACCCAGGACCGGATGCGCGGGGCGGTGTTGCGGGTGGCGCCGATGAGTGTGGCGATGCTGCTGCGGGACAAGCTGTTTGCCGACCGCACGGTGGTGCTGACGTCGGCGACCCTCGAGCTGGGCGGCACCTTTGACTCCGTGGGCGGCACGCTGGGCCTGACCGGACGCGGTGGCCCGGCGTGGAAGGGCCTGGACGTCGGCAGCCCCTTCGACTACAAGCAGCAGGCCATCGCCTATGTCGCCAAGAACCTGCCACCACCCGGCCGCGACGGCACCTCCGAGAAGGTCTTCGACGAGATCGAGGCCCTGGTGCGCGCCGCGGGAGGCCGCACCCTCGGTCTGTTCAGCTCTCGGCGGGCAGCCGAGGCGGCGACCGAGGAGATGCGCACCCGGCTCAAGGATGCCGGCATCAACGTGCTCTGTCAGGGCGACGACCAGACACCCACCCTGGTCCGCCAGTTTGCGAGCGACGCCTCCACCTGTCTGTTCGGGACCATGTCGCTGTGGCAGGGCGTGGACGTGCCCGGCTCGGCCTGCCAGCTGGTGATCATCGACCGCATCCCGTTCCCGCGTCCCGACGACCCGCTGGCCTCGGCCCGGTCCGAGGCGATCGCGCGGATGGGCGGCAACGGCTTCATGCAGGTCTCGGCCACCCACGCGGCGCTGAAGCTGGCGCAGGGGGCCGGGCGGCTCGTGCGCCGCGGCCAGGACCGCGGGGTCGTCGCCTTCCTCGACTCGCGGATGATGAGCGCGCGCTATGCCGGCTTCCTGCAGAAGTCGTTGCCACCGTTCTGGCCGACGAGCAACCGGCAGATGGTCCTGGACGCCCTGAAACGACTGGACCAGATTGCCCCCGAGACCCTGCCGGTTGCCGAGCCGGTGCTGCGGGGCGGCAACGGTGGCAAGTCCGCGCGCTCGAAGGATGCCACCACCGGCTCGACGGCGGGAGCCAACGACTCCGCGCTGGCACCGGTGGCGGACCCGCCGCCGGTGGCCCGCAGCGCTCGCACTGCCGTCACGGGCGGGCACGCCTGGACGCAGGAGCAGGACGAGGAGCTGCGTGACGGTGTCGAGTCCGGTGTGGCCCTGCCCGAGCTCGCCGACCACCTCCAGCTGCCGCCCGATGCGATCACCACGCGGCTCAACCAGCTCGGTCTGGAGCTGGCGGACGATGGGATGCTGGAGCTGTGA
- a CDS encoding PQQ-binding-like beta-propeller repeat protein, translating into MRHSTLLTVLPCVALAITACQGGEVESSQNGTPTSLTSSGPPPPPDGEASSSTAPGDTVTSSAAPGEASAVTSEAQTLAEVLWRNADVVPASDPVSVGDALVLYTIEDQRLQITGVDPQDGAVLWSKAATASVRPRGQDLNVETVDGLVAHLAPGAAGPESVGAPSHVILRDPVTGEDVLSSRRALSHADLPSPCAHDDTLACVTVPVDEQWSVQALAPDGGFATPPADGAGVPGWTSIGPLGISRGAETGTQVGRVADGRLAWEIDTTEAFGPGQSTNTGWSFDNFADDSVLVGTIGLGISPPADGDTWDMTQSVALGLDAETGETLWRAPATSIFCDTDITGAPDDPLLACLWNEGQAEAVEGALTYQDVNIDLVRLDPLTGDRLWQVTLGATAEDGEPARPEPRLVSSTQIAVEAADGMRVIDLETGEDRPATTADRHWVEDYDVVDVETPGIGDDEVMVSGRYRLQDGAGDLADDAPWPLPATIGVELDDGSTLVVAEPDGLTAYTDPVSGG; encoded by the coding sequence ATGCGTCACTCCACACTGCTGACCGTTCTGCCGTGCGTGGCCCTGGCGATCACCGCCTGTCAGGGCGGGGAGGTCGAGTCCTCGCAGAACGGCACCCCCACGAGCCTCACGTCCAGTGGCCCGCCACCCCCACCCGATGGCGAGGCGTCGTCAAGCACGGCCCCAGGCGACACGGTGACATCGTCCGCGGCACCAGGCGAGGCATCGGCGGTCACCTCGGAAGCGCAGACTTTGGCAGAGGTCCTCTGGCGCAACGCAGACGTGGTGCCAGCCTCTGACCCGGTGTCGGTTGGCGATGCCCTGGTGCTCTACACCATCGAGGACCAGCGGCTGCAGATCACCGGCGTTGACCCGCAGGACGGTGCGGTGCTGTGGTCAAAGGCAGCGACGGCATCGGTCCGTCCGCGTGGACAGGACCTCAATGTGGAGACGGTCGACGGCCTGGTGGCACATCTCGCCCCCGGCGCAGCGGGTCCAGAGTCCGTCGGGGCACCGTCGCACGTGATCCTGCGTGACCCGGTCACCGGCGAGGACGTGCTCAGCTCGCGCCGGGCCCTGAGCCATGCCGACCTGCCCTCCCCGTGCGCTCACGATGACACCCTGGCCTGCGTCACGGTCCCGGTCGACGAGCAGTGGAGCGTGCAGGCGCTGGCCCCCGACGGAGGATTCGCCACACCTCCGGCAGACGGTGCTGGCGTGCCCGGCTGGACGAGCATTGGACCACTCGGGATCAGCCGGGGAGCCGAGACCGGCACCCAGGTCGGTCGCGTCGCGGACGGCCGACTCGCGTGGGAGATCGACACGACGGAGGCCTTCGGGCCCGGGCAGTCCACCAACACCGGCTGGTCGTTCGACAACTTTGCCGACGACTCGGTCCTGGTGGGCACGATCGGGTTGGGGATCAGCCCGCCAGCCGACGGCGACACCTGGGACATGACGCAGAGTGTTGCGCTGGGTCTGGATGCGGAGACTGGCGAGACCCTGTGGCGAGCACCGGCCACCTCGATCTTCTGTGACACGGACATCACCGGCGCTCCGGATGACCCGCTCCTGGCCTGCCTGTGGAACGAGGGACAGGCCGAGGCCGTCGAGGGTGCGCTCACCTATCAGGACGTCAACATCGATCTCGTGCGGCTCGACCCCCTGACCGGGGATCGACTCTGGCAGGTCACCTTGGGAGCGACCGCTGAGGACGGGGAACCAGCTCGACCCGAGCCACGACTGGTCAGCTCCACGCAGATCGCGGTGGAAGCGGCCGACGGGATGCGGGTCATCGACCTCGAGACGGGCGAGGATCGCCCGGCGACGACAGCGGACCGGCACTGGGTGGAGGACTACGACGTCGTCGACGTCGAGACGCCCGGCATCGGGGACGATGAGGTCATGGTGTCCGGTCGCTATCGACTCCAGGACGGCGCTGGTGACCTCGCGGACGACGCACCGTGGCCGCTGCCCGCCACCATCGGCGTCGAACTGGACGACGGTTCGACCCTTGTCGTGGCCGAGCCGGACGGTCTCACTGCCTACACCGACCCTGTGTCAGGTGGTTGA
- a CDS encoding MGH1-like glycoside hydrolase domain-containing protein, whose product MNAEQQRVNESEDPRAPWRQWGPYVSARQWGTVREDYSADADAWAHFPFDHSHQRAYRWGEDGLAGLCDIDGFLNLGLALWNGRDDRLKERLFGLTNPQGNHGEDAKEYWWALDGTPTHSHAQWLYRYPQAAFPYQELIDGNAARGYDDDEFELSDTGVLQDNRFFDVVVTHAKASPTDIVMEVTATNHGPEAAPLHLVPQLWFRNTWSWGLDDHRPEIVLADGAGEYAEGQVVLEARHHELGRVRLSADGSPRVLFCDNETNFATLYGEEAAPAGHTAYPKDAINRSIVHGEDAGNPEPTGTKAALWWQFDQVGPGESVTVRLRLAASLSHELQQTHEPQLPVLESADEVLATRRREADEFFAEVIPEETSEEDRHIARRAFAGLQWGKQLYLYDVPRWLAGDPAQPPPPPERLDRHTGRNVHWQHVNLAEVISMPDEWEYPWFATWDLAFHTVPLAHVDPAFAKFQLLLMCREWAMHPNGQLPAYEWNFSDVNPPVHPWAAWQVYSIDGNQDRDFLQRIVLKMLLNFPWWVNRKDADGSNIFEGGFLGMDNVGLFDRSDELPGGGRLEQADATAWMGMFCLRMLRMSVELAREDPAWDEVATKFLVHFLAISETMEDTGSDHVSLWDAETSFFQDVLVESDGTAHRMPVRSMVGLLPLTGVAILPNWVAQELPDLTDFLRGWTERRPELQDALLHTNFHGYSIRTLSMISQEQLTSLVGYLLDEEEFLAPHGIRSLSAAHRDGITVRVGGDDLGLRYEPAESRSGMFGGNSNWRGPIWFPVNTMLTDALRIYGRGAGIDLQVEFPSGSGHRRSLTQIATELEQRLVSLFRPGPDGRRPSTPIHHPSGPLWDGHPTFSEYFNGDNGTGLGASHQTGWTAMVAHYICAPDGITNR is encoded by the coding sequence GTGAATGCCGAGCAGCAGCGAGTCAACGAGTCCGAGGATCCCCGCGCTCCCTGGCGGCAGTGGGGTCCCTATGTGTCCGCGCGCCAGTGGGGCACGGTGCGGGAGGACTACTCCGCCGACGCCGACGCCTGGGCGCACTTCCCGTTCGATCACTCCCACCAGCGGGCCTACCGCTGGGGTGAGGACGGCCTGGCCGGGCTGTGTGACATCGACGGCTTCCTCAACCTGGGGCTGGCGCTGTGGAACGGCAGGGACGACCGGCTCAAGGAGCGGCTGTTCGGCCTGACCAACCCGCAGGGCAACCACGGCGAGGACGCCAAGGAGTATTGGTGGGCGCTGGATGGCACGCCGACGCACAGTCATGCCCAGTGGCTCTATCGCTATCCGCAGGCGGCGTTCCCCTATCAGGAGCTCATCGACGGCAACGCCGCCCGCGGCTATGACGACGACGAGTTCGAGCTCTCCGACACCGGTGTGCTGCAGGACAATCGGTTCTTTGACGTCGTCGTGACGCACGCCAAGGCCTCGCCCACCGACATCGTCATGGAGGTCACCGCGACCAACCACGGGCCGGAGGCTGCGCCGCTGCACCTGGTCCCGCAACTGTGGTTCCGCAACACCTGGTCCTGGGGCCTGGACGACCACCGACCTGAGATCGTCCTGGCGGACGGAGCAGGGGAGTATGCCGAGGGGCAGGTCGTCCTCGAAGCGCGTCACCACGAGCTGGGTCGGGTCCGTCTGAGCGCTGACGGCTCGCCGCGAGTCCTGTTCTGCGACAACGAGACCAACTTCGCCACGCTCTATGGTGAGGAGGCCGCCCCGGCCGGCCACACGGCATACCCGAAGGACGCGATCAACCGGTCGATCGTCCACGGTGAGGATGCCGGCAACCCGGAGCCGACCGGCACCAAGGCTGCCCTCTGGTGGCAGTTCGATCAGGTCGGCCCGGGGGAGAGCGTGACGGTGCGGCTCCGGTTGGCCGCCTCGCTGTCCCACGAACTGCAGCAGACCCACGAGCCGCAGCTCCCGGTCCTCGAGTCCGCCGACGAGGTGCTGGCGACGCGCCGTCGTGAGGCTGACGAGTTCTTTGCCGAGGTGATCCCGGAGGAGACGAGCGAGGAGGACCGGCACATCGCGCGCCGTGCCTTCGCGGGGCTCCAGTGGGGCAAGCAGCTCTATCTCTATGACGTGCCCCGGTGGTTGGCGGGCGACCCTGCCCAACCGCCGCCTCCTCCAGAGCGGCTGGATCGGCACACCGGTCGCAACGTGCACTGGCAGCACGTCAATCTGGCCGAGGTCATCTCGATGCCCGATGAGTGGGAGTATCCCTGGTTTGCCACCTGGGACCTGGCCTTCCACACCGTGCCGCTGGCCCACGTCGACCCGGCGTTTGCCAAGTTCCAGCTGCTGCTGATGTGCCGCGAGTGGGCGATGCACCCCAACGGTCAGTTGCCGGCCTATGAGTGGAACTTCTCCGACGTCAACCCGCCCGTGCACCCGTGGGCGGCGTGGCAGGTCTACAGCATCGACGGCAATCAGGACCGCGATTTCCTGCAGCGCATCGTGCTCAAGATGCTGCTCAACTTCCCCTGGTGGGTCAACCGCAAGGACGCTGACGGCTCCAACATCTTTGAGGGCGGCTTCCTCGGGATGGACAACGTCGGGCTCTTCGACCGCTCTGATGAGCTGCCCGGGGGTGGGCGCCTCGAGCAGGCCGACGCGACGGCCTGGATGGGGATGTTCTGCCTGCGGATGCTGCGGATGTCGGTCGAGCTCGCGCGCGAGGACCCGGCCTGGGACGAGGTCGCCACCAAGTTCCTGGTCCACTTCCTGGCGATCTCCGAGACGATGGAGGACACCGGCAGCGACCACGTCTCGCTGTGGGACGCCGAGACGAGCTTCTTCCAGGACGTCCTCGTGGAGTCCGACGGCACCGCACACCGGATGCCGGTCCGCTCGATGGTCGGGCTGCTGCCGCTGACGGGGGTGGCGATCCTGCCCAACTGGGTGGCGCAGGAGCTGCCCGACCTCACCGACTTCCTGCGGGGATGGACCGAGCGTCGTCCTGAGTTGCAGGATGCGTTGCTGCACACCAACTTTCACGGCTACTCGATCCGCACCCTGTCGATGATCAGCCAGGAGCAGCTCACCTCGCTGGTTGGCTATCTGCTCGACGAGGAGGAGTTCCTCGCGCCGCACGGCATCCGCTCACTGTCCGCGGCGCACCGGGACGGCATCACGGTGCGGGTGGGCGGCGACGACCTCGGGCTGCGCTACGAGCCCGCCGAGTCGCGCTCCGGCATGTTCGGCGGCAACTCCAACTGGCGCGGACCGATCTGGTTCCCGGTGAACACGATGCTGACCGACGCGCTGCGGATCTATGGCCGCGGTGCCGGGATCGACCTGCAGGTGGAGTTCCCCAGCGGGTCCGGCCACCGGAGGTCGCTGACCCAGATCGCGACCGAGCTCGAGCAGCGCCTGGTCTCCCTGTTCCGGCCCGGCCCGGACGGACGGCGGCCCAGCACCCCGATCCACCACCCGAGCGGTCCGCTGTGGGACGGGCACCCGACCTTCAGCGAATACTTCAACGGCGACAACGGCACCGGCCTCGGCGCCTCCCACCAGACAGGCTGGACGGCCATGGTCGCCCACTACATCTGCGCGCCCGACGGGATCACCAATCGCTGA
- a CDS encoding isopenicillin N synthase family dioxygenase — protein MTDHLPVLDLSLANDPATAAQFREQLREATHDYGFFYLVGHGIDPSLTSEIISVSREFFALPEADKLEIENVLSPHYRGYTRVGGERTQGKVDWREQIDIGPERPAVPTGPEVPDYWILQGPNLWPAALPRVREVVESWNETLADVSTRLLAEWAESLGQPRDVFDATFQDKPATLTKVVRYPGKVDGGTEQGVGWHNDSGVLTLLLVEPGKAGLQVERHGEPLDAPPIEGALIVNIGEMLEWATDGYLKATNHRVLAPEVGTDRISVPYFHNPALDAVFPKLTLPEELAARAPGVTLDASNPIVGVYGDNALKSRVRAHPDVTEAHHPHLASPQQRSA, from the coding sequence ATGACTGACCACCTGCCTGTCCTCGACCTGTCCCTCGCCAACGACCCGGCCACCGCGGCGCAGTTCCGTGAGCAACTGCGTGAGGCGACGCACGACTACGGCTTCTTCTATCTCGTCGGCCACGGCATCGACCCGAGCCTGACCAGCGAGATCATCAGCGTCTCCCGCGAGTTCTTCGCGCTGCCCGAGGCCGACAAGCTCGAGATCGAGAACGTCCTCAGCCCGCACTACCGCGGCTACACGCGCGTCGGCGGAGAACGCACGCAGGGCAAGGTCGACTGGCGGGAGCAGATCGACATCGGTCCCGAGCGGCCCGCGGTGCCGACCGGACCGGAGGTGCCGGACTACTGGATCCTGCAGGGGCCCAACCTGTGGCCGGCCGCACTGCCCCGGGTGCGGGAGGTGGTGGAGTCGTGGAACGAGACCCTCGCGGACGTGTCCACGCGCCTGCTCGCCGAGTGGGCGGAGTCCCTGGGGCAGCCGCGCGACGTCTTCGACGCCACGTTCCAGGACAAGCCGGCGACCCTGACCAAGGTGGTGCGCTATCCCGGGAAGGTGGACGGGGGCACCGAGCAGGGCGTGGGCTGGCACAACGACTCCGGCGTGCTGACGCTGCTGCTGGTCGAGCCGGGCAAGGCAGGCCTGCAGGTCGAGCGGCACGGGGAGCCGCTGGATGCGCCGCCGATCGAGGGCGCGCTCATCGTCAACATCGGCGAGATGCTCGAGTGGGCCACCGACGGCTATCTCAAGGCGACCAACCACCGCGTGCTGGCCCCAGAGGTGGGCACTGATCGGATCTCGGTGCCCTACTTCCACAACCCCGCTCTTGACGCGGTCTTCCCCAAGCTGACGCTGCCGGAGGAGCTCGCGGCGCGGGCACCCGGCGTCACCCTGGATGCGAGCAACCCGATCGTCGGTGTCTATGGCGACAACGCCCTGAAGAGCCGCGTGCGCGCCCACCCGGATGTCACCGAGGCGCACCACCCGCACCTGGCGTCCCCGCAGCAGCGCTCGGCCTGA